CTCGCTCTCCCCACCGGACATGAGCAGCGGCGACAGCAGCCCGGGCCCGGGGCGTTCCGGCAGCGGGGCGGAAGGAACCCCGGCGGGGGTGCCCAGCCGCCGGGGTGCGGGCAGCGGATCGCGCAGCCGCTGCCCCGCCCACTGGCGGAAGTACGGGGTGAAGACCGCGTAGTGGTGCGAGCCCGCCGGTGTCACCGCGCCGGGCGCCACCGCGGTCACCACCTGCTCGTGGACCACCAGCCGGACCCGGTACGAGGCCAGAACCGCCCGCAGCCGCTGCTCACGGGCGCGGGCGAACGCCGTGTGACCGGCCGCGACGTGCACCTCCTGAGCACCGGTCAGGCCGGCCAGCCGGGCCGCCTCGACGGCCGTCCCACCGTGGCGCAGGACGAGTCGGCTGCCGCGTTCGCGCAGCGAGGCGTCGAGGTCGGCCAGACTGTCGGCCAGGAAGGCCGCGCGGTTGGGGACGCCGAAACCGACCGCGGCAATCGCCGGGTCCTGCACGAAGAGCGGGATCACCTGGTCGGCTCCGTGGGCCGCTGCGTGGAGGACGGGATTGTCCCGGACCCGCAGATCGCTGGTGAACAGGCAGATACGGACGTTCATCGAGTGGCTCCAGGTCGTCTTCCGGGCGTGGCGCTGCGGCGGTGGCGGCGCAGCGCGGGAGGTTCCGTACGTTCCAGGTCGTTCGGTCGGTCGGTCGGTCGGTCGGGTCGCGCCGGGCCGCCGTCCGGAACGGAGGTGCTGCCAGTGTTCGACGGGCAGTCAACGCTGCTCCCGCACAGCCTGGTTGGCGATGTTGCGGACCATGCCGCCGAAGACGAGGGCGTGGAACGGGGCCACGCTCCACCAGTACAGGTGCCCGGCCAGCCCGCGCGGATGGAACAGTGCGCGCTGCTGGTAGCGGCAGCTGTGCGGACCGTCCGGCTGGACCCGCAGCTCCAGCCAGGCCAGGCCGGGGAGGCGCATCTCGGCCCGCAGCCGCAGCAGCCGGCCCGGTTCGAGCTCCTCGACGCGCCAGAAGTCGAGGGAGTCGCCGACGCGGAGCCGGTGGGGGTCCCGGCGTCCGCGCCGCAGTCCGACTCCGCCCGCGAGCCGGTCCAGCCAGCCGCGCAGGGCCCACGCCAGTGGGAAGGAGTACCAGCCGTGCTCACCGCCGATGCCCTCGACGACCCGCCACAGGGCGTCGGCGCCGGCGTCCACCGTCACCTGCCGGGTGTCCTGGTAGAGGCTGCCGCCGCTCCAGCCGGGGTCGGTGGGCAGCGGGTCGCTGGGCGCGCCGGGGATCGAGGCGGAGGACCAGCGGGTGGCGACGTCGGCGTCCCTGATCCTGGTCAGCGCGAGGCCGACCGCGTCGTCGAAGCCGAGCAGGCCCTGCGGCGGGTCCGGGATCCAGCGGGCGATGTCGTGCTCGTGGACGACGACCTCGTGCCGGAGCGACTCCACCAACGGGCGCGCGATCCCGGCCGGGACGGGGGTGACGAATCCGACCCAGAGGCTGGACAGGGCCGGTGTCAGCACCGGAACCGGGATCACCACCCGGCGCGGCAGGCCCGCGACGCGGGCGTAGCGGAGCATCATCTCCCGGTAGGTCAGCACCTCCGGTCCGCCGATGTCGAAGCTCCGGTTCACCTCGTCCGGCAGTCGGGCGGCGGCCACCAGGTAGCGCAGTACGTCGCGGACGGCGATGGGCTGGATCCGGGTGCCGACCCAGCGCGGGGTGACCATGGCGGGCAGGCGCTCCGTCAGGTACCGCAGCATCTCGAAGGAGGCGGAGCCCGAGCCGAGGATGACCGCAGCCCGCAGCTCGACCGTGGGCACGCCGCTGCTCCGCAGGATCCGCCCGGCCTCGGCGCGGGAGCGCAGGTGGGGCGAGAGCCGGTCGGTGGGGACGCCCCTGGGCAGCAGCGCACCCAGGTAGACGATGCGGTGCAGCCCGGCGCGGGCCGCCGCCCGGGCGAAGTTGCGCGCGGTCTCGGCCTCGGTCCGCTCGAAGCCGGGCCCGGTACCCAAGGAGTGCACCAGGTAGTAGGCGGCGTCGATGCCGGCGAAGGCCCCCTCGAGGGAGGCGGGGTCCGCCAGGTCGGCGCGCCGGACCTCGACCTGCCCGAACCACGGCTGGTCGCGGAGCTTCGCGGGTTCGCGACTCAGGCAGTGGACCTGGTGGCCCGCCTCCAGCAGCTCGCGGACCAGCCGTCCGCCGATGTAGCCGGTCGCCCCGGTCACCAGCACACGCATCGGCGCGGTGCTCGGGCGGACGGAGCGCGCGGACTCCGGAAGCGTCATCTCCGACTCCTCCCGCCCGCGATCGCCATGTCCTGCGACAACCCTGGAACGTCGGCGCTGCGCCCGCCACCCGCATCGTTGCTGCATCGAAAAACCGACCGGGTGCTCGACCGCGAAGACGCTGTTCCCGGCGGCCCGGAGCCGGCGCAGCGCCGTCAGGAGGAGTTCGGTGCCGCTCGGTCGGCAGGGCCATTCGAGGAGCCGGAATCTACAGGGGCCGACACGACTCAGGGTCGGGGCACCAGCGACGCGTGCAGCGCCTCGAACAGGTCGCAGAGTTCCGCGGTGTCGATCGGATCGATCTCCAGCTGCAGTTGGCACACGTCGTCGTCGCCGTTGGGGGTCAGGCGCACGAGGAAGGCGAAGCCGCCCCCGACCGGCTCTGCGGTCAGGGCCAAGGGGTTGTTGCGGCCGGGGGTCACCGCCTCGGTGAATCGGCGGCCCGACGGAGCACGCAGGTGGGAGAGCATCCGCGCGGCGAAGTCCGCAGCCTCGGAGTTGCTGAGGCAGGCGCTGAAGTCGGCTGTCAGCCGGGCGCACCAATCGGCGGTGACCTGCCAGTCGTCCCCGCCGTTCTGGACCAGCTCCAGCCAGGCTTCGTCGTCACCGAGGCGTATCCGTGGTCTTTGCATGGTCGCCTTCCGACGTCTTCTGCCAGGGATTCATGATCCTGCAAGGGCGAACTCCGCGAAGCCGTGGCCCGGCCGGCGGTACCGGCGGCGGCGGGTTCATCCGCCCGCCAGTGGCAGCAGTCGGAGGAACAGCACCTCGGGTCGGGCGCGCAGATCCACCACCTCGTCCAGTTCCTCCACCTGGCGGTCGCCGACCAGCAGGAAGAAGCCGTTGGCGCGGAAGGCCCGCTCGGCGAGGTCCGCCTGCTGTTCGCGGTCCTGCGGTGGGGCGTCCGGGAAGCGGCCGGCGAACTCCTCACGGGCGCGGAGGCGTATCAACTCCCGTGCGGTCATGGACTGCGGGACGTCGGGGACCTCGATCGCGGCGACGGCCGCACCGCCGACCGTCTCCGTTCGCAGGATTACCGTGGCCATCAGCTGTTCCTCCTGATCTGGGCCAGGATCGACGGGTCGCTGATCTTCGTGTCGGCGGCGAGCAGCGCGGCCTTGCTGAGGATCAGCGACAGCCGCTCGTCCTCGAACGGGAGGAAGACCTTCGCCGGGCCGCTGCTTCGGGCCTGGACGATGCAGAGGTAGCCGCCGCTCGGCTCCATCAGCACGTTGGCCGAGCCCAGGTGGATCCGGTACGTGGCCAGCGCGCCGCGGACCACCAGGTAGCGGCCCTCCAGCGTGCAGTGCTTCGCCAGCCGGAGCCTCGGCAGGATCCGCTCCAGTGCCTCGCGGCGCACCTCCGCCGACGCGGTGAAGTGCTCGAACGCGGCACGCTGCCAGTACGCGGTGTGCCGTTCCCGGCCCCGGTCGGACCAGGTCGGATCGGCGGCTATGGAGGTGACCGCGACGAACAGGTCGACGTCCCGCATGGCCTCGCTGAACACCTGCGGCGGCACCTCCGCGAGCAGGGCGGCGCGCCACTGCCGCCCGTGCCGGCGCTCGAACCGCACCTGGTCGGTGGCGGCCAGCTCCGGGCTGTGCCGGAAGTCGTCCTCGGCCGGCTCGTGGTGGAACCGGACCCGCCACTGACCCTCGTCGAACTCGGCCCGGGCGTCGCCCTCGTAGCCGCCGTCGTGGCGGGAGAGGTAGTTCGCCTGCCACCCGCGTTCCTTCAGCAGCGCGTAGAGCTGCTGGTAGCGGACGATGTGCCCGGCGAAGCGGTTGGAGTACCCCTCCGTCGCCTCCTCGGCCGGCGTCAGCAGGTACACCTCCCGGAACGCCTGCTTGAACGGCTGCCGCAGCTCGGCCGTGACCAGGTGCTCGCGCCACCGGGCGGTCTCGTCCGCCGAGGCGCGCACCGGCTGCCACAGCCGTACCCGCAGCGGCTCGGTCTCCGGCTCCGTGCCGGGCGCGACCGCCGCCCACGCGCCGTCGCCGTCCTGGAACTCCCAGATCAGCCCGCGGCTGATGGACCCGGTGAGCGGGTGGTCCCGGTAGTAGCGGCACCACTCCTGGTACGGCCAGGAGCGGTCGGTGGAGAACAGCGCCTCCATCCTGGTCCGCTCGGCCGCCAGCGCCTTCCGCAGTTCCTTGACCGCGGCTTTGACCTCCGCCAGTTGTTCCCTGATCGCGGCCGGCGCGGTGGTGGTCGTCCGGCCGTCCGGCGCGGTGTAGCCGGCCCGCACGGTGGCGCCGCCGACCACGTCCACCCGGACCCGGTGGCCGGCCACCGTCCATTCCACCGTCCCGTCCGCCGACAGCCCGTGGTGCGGCACGCTGCGTTCCACCAACTGCGCCGGGGAGATGCCCAACCGCCCGGCGACCGTGGTCAGCGCGGTGTCGATCTGCTTGCGCAGGCCACGGTCCCTGATCGCGGACCGGAGCCGGTGCAGTGCCGCCATCGCCGCCGGATCGGCGATCTCGGCCAGGGAGTTGACGGCCGCGTTGGCGAGCTTGGGACTGTCCGTCATGCCCTGGCGGGGCAGTCCCACGCGCAGCGCCAGCGCGGTGAGCCGCGGCACCGTGGAGGCACCGCCGAGCAGCGCGGCCGCCCAGACCAGTCCGCGCGCCAGGTCGCCGTGCTCCACGCGGACCAGGCAGGTGTAGGAACGGCCCGGCCAGATCTCACCGACCGGCCCGCCCTCGGCCAGGGCGTCCAGCACCGCGGGCACCACTGCGGCCGCAGAGGCGGCCTCGACCAGGCGGAGGCACTCGCTCCGCCACCGCTGCGACGGCCGTGGCCCGGACAGTGCCACCAGATGACGGAGCAGCTCCGCGAAGGCCGGGGTGGGGTCCTGCTCGCGCAGCGGCGCGGCCCACGGGTCGTACGGGGGGATCATCCCCTCCGGGATCTCGGCCAGGTCCGCACGCGTCAGCAGCTCCTGCACCCGGCCGGTCAGTGACCGGCGCTTCACGGCGTCCACCTGAGCCGACGTCAACAAGGTGTACGCCTGTCGCAGCCACGGCGCGACGGCGCGGCACCCGTCGGGATCCAGCCGCTCCGCCGTGGCCAGGGCGCTGCGCAACCGGGCCGTCAGTTCATCCTGGCGCGACGCGTCGCAGGCATGCCGCAGCAGCTCCGCCACCTCGTCCGCCGACCATCCGCCCACCTGCGGCAGCACCGCCTCGACCGCGTCCCGGGCCCGCAGCGTGTCGGACGGGTCGAGCCCGTCCGCCAGCAGCAGGCACAGGAACGCGGCCCGGTGCTCCTCCTCCGTGCTCACCCTGAGCTGCTCGACCAGGCGCGACCACTGCTCCGCCGCCCGCGCCCGGTGCTCCTGGAAGGCCTCCTGCCCGGGCCGGTTCGACATGTCGAACCGTGGTTCCCCCCGGCGCGCGTCCAGGAAACCCACCACCCACGGCACCCGTGCTGCTGCGGCTGCCGCGACCCCGTCACCGTCGAACTCGTTCATGTCGTGGATGCTGCCAGGCCCCACTGACAGTCCGGCCGCCGGCGCCGGCGCCGCCGTTGCCGCGCGACACCGCTCTCACCGGTCGAGGGCGACCGCGTACAGGGCGAAGGCGAGCACGAGCACGCCCACCCGGAGGTAGTGGTAGCGGTTCCAGCGGCGCTCCTGCTGCCTCCAGTCGGCGGGCTTGCCCTCCCTGTCCCAGGTCTTGGCCCGGTTGTTGATCGGCACCAGCAGCAGCACCGACATGGCCACGCTCACCGCCAGCAGCGCGGTGGCCGCCGTGGCCGGCGGGGCGCCCGCGCCGCCCCAGGCCGCGGCGGCCCAGATCGCGCCGAGCACCGTCGAGCCGATGTACCAGTACGGCATGACGCCGCCGAGTACCCGGGCCCCGTCGCTGTGGGCGGCGGTACGGCTGTCGTCGGGGAGCCGGTCCAGGATCGGGTTGACGAACACCGCAACCGCGAACTCCACACCCACCATCATTCCGACCACGACGACCGTGACGACTGCCAATGCGTTCTGCACGACCCCTCCCCAGGGTTGTATCTAGCGGCGCTAGATTCTGGTTCGATGCTAGACATGTCAGTGCTCACTTGTCTAGCAATGCTAGAATTCCGGTATGTCTGCACAGGAACGCAAGGAGCGGGAGCGGGCCAACCGCCACCAGCTGATCGTCTCCACCGCCCGGGAGCTCGCCGAGGCCCAGGGTTGGGACGCGGTGACCACACGCAAGCTCGCCGAACGGATCGAGTACAGCCAGCCGGTCCTGTACAGCCACTTCCGGGGCAAGCGCGAGATCCTCGGGGCGGTCGCGCTGGAGGGCTTCACCGAGCTGACCGCTGTCCTGCGCGCGGCGGTGGCCGAGCAGCCCGCCGGCCGTCCGGCCGTGGCCGCGCTCGCCCGCGCCTACACCGACTTCGCCACCGGCAGTCCGGCGCTGTACGACGCGATGTTCAGCCTCGACAACGGCCTCCCCTTCGCCGCCGAGACCACCCCCGCGCCCCTGCGCGAGGGCTTCCAGGCCCTGCTGGGCCCGCTGGTGGCCTACGCGGGCCCGGACGAGGAGCCCGGCCTGTTCGTCGAGACCTTCTGGGCCGCGCTGCACGGCCTGATCACCCTCACCCGCGTCGGCCGGCTTCCCGCCGACCGGATCCCCGACCGGATCACCCTCCTGGTCAACCACTTCGTCGGCGCCGAGGAGCAGCGCGAAGGAGCGGGGTCTCCTGCGTCGTGACCGCCGGATCCGGTCTGCATCGACGGGTCCGTGTCCGCGACCACCTCTTGGGCGGACGGGAGCTCACCCCGCTCGGCTCGGAGCACTTCTACTGAGCGGTCCGGCCGTCGCCCGGACGTCCGTCGCCCGGACGTACCCGGCTCAGTGCGGACCGGAGTGCCTGGCAGTGTCCGGGCAGGGCGTTCCGCGTCAGTCGACGGACCGGTGCGCGCTCGGGCCGGGATCCGTGTCGACGTGGATGCAACCTCGCTCGGCGCGAAACGCGTTAGGTGGGTGTGGGCCACTCCACCTCGACAAAGGAGCCTTCTCATCGCCGCCTCGTCCACGAGGGTCACCTCCGAGTCCGCCGCGGCTCCGCTCGGCCCCCGGCTCCACGCGTTCCTCGGTCGGCTTCCCGGGGGCCGGTCGGTCCGGTGGATCGTGCTGGTCGCGGTCCTCTACACGTGCTCGCAGCTGCTCCTGGTGTCGCCCTCGATGCCCCTGGGCTGGGACGAGACGGTCTATGCGAGCCAGGTCTCGGCGCATGTGCCCGCCGAGTTCTTCAGCGCCCCGCGCTCGCGCGGAATCACCCTGCTGGTGGCCCCGGTCGCCCTGTTGACCCACTCGACGGTTGCGCTGCGGGTCTGCCTGTCGGTGCTGTCCGGGCTGGGCCTCCTCCTGGCGCTCCTGGCCTGGCGCCGGGTGCGGGACACCCGGGTACTCGCGCTGGCCGGAGGGCTGTTCGCGACGCTGTGGGTCACCGAGTACTACGGGCCGCAGGCGATGCCCAACCTCTGGATCGCCTTCGGCGGCCTCGCCGCCGTCGGTTGCCTCCTCGACGCGCTGCGGCGCCCGGCGGCTCGGGCGCCGCTGCTGGGCCTGGCGTCGGCGCTCGCCGTGGCGGCGCTGATGCGGCCCAGCGACGCGGCGTTCCTGGCGCTGCCGCTGCTGGTGGTGTCCCTGCTCCGGCGGCGGCTGTGGCTGCTGCTGGCCACCTGCGGCGGGTTCCTCCTGGGGAGCGCCGAGTGGATCGTGGAGGCCTACGTCAGGTTCGGCGGCATCGGCGGGCGGCTGCACGCCTCCAGCCTCAACGAGGGCGGGCTCGGGCTGCACTGGGCGGTGGGAGACGCGCTGCGCTCGCTGGACGGCCCGATCCTGTGCCGGCCGTGCACGGTCGGCTGGAACCACAAGCCGCTGGAACTGACCGTCTGGTGGCTGCTGCTGCCGGTGCTGGTGGTCGTCGGCGTCCTGGTCGAGCGGCGGGCCGGCCGACGCGGCGACGCGCTGCTGCCCTCGCTACTGCCCGCGTGGTGCGGATTCTCGGTGGCCTGCCCGTACCTGTTCATGATCGACTACTCGGCGCCGCGCTTCCTGCTGCCCGCCTACGCGCTGCTGCTGGTCCCGGCGGCGGCGCTGCTGGCCAGGCTGGCCGCCACGGCGGCGCGCCGGCGCCGGCCCTGGATGCTGCTCGTCCTGGGACTGGCCCTCGTGCTCCAACTCGCCGGTCAGTACTCGCAACTGGTCCCGGAGGTGGCCTACACCGTCGCCAGCCGCGCCGACCAGCCGTACGCGGTCCCGCAGCTCGCCCGGCTCGGACTCACCGGCACCTGCCTGCTCACCGGCGAGGACGCCGAGCCGATGGGCTACTTCACCGGCTGCCGCGC
The Streptacidiphilus albus JL83 genome window above contains:
- a CDS encoding SDR family oxidoreductase; this translates as MTLPESARSVRPSTAPMRVLVTGATGYIGGRLVRELLEAGHQVHCLSREPAKLRDQPWFGQVEVRRADLADPASLEGAFAGIDAAYYLVHSLGTGPGFERTEAETARNFARAAARAGLHRIVYLGALLPRGVPTDRLSPHLRSRAEAGRILRSSGVPTVELRAAVILGSGSASFEMLRYLTERLPAMVTPRWVGTRIQPIAVRDVLRYLVAAARLPDEVNRSFDIGGPEVLTYREMMLRYARVAGLPRRVVIPVPVLTPALSSLWVGFVTPVPAGIARPLVESLRHEVVVHEHDIARWIPDPPQGLLGFDDAVGLALTRIRDADVATRWSSASIPGAPSDPLPTDPGWSGGSLYQDTRQVTVDAGADALWRVVEGIGGEHGWYSFPLAWALRGWLDRLAGGVGLRRGRRDPHRLRVGDSLDFWRVEELEPGRLLRLRAEMRLPGLAWLELRVQPDGPHSCRYQQRALFHPRGLAGHLYWWSVAPFHALVFGGMVRNIANQAVREQR
- a CDS encoding DUF4132 domain-containing protein, with amino-acid sequence MNEFDGDGVAAAAAARVPWVVGFLDARRGEPRFDMSNRPGQEAFQEHRARAAEQWSRLVEQLRVSTEEEHRAAFLCLLLADGLDPSDTLRARDAVEAVLPQVGGWSADEVAELLRHACDASRQDELTARLRSALATAERLDPDGCRAVAPWLRQAYTLLTSAQVDAVKRRSLTGRVQELLTRADLAEIPEGMIPPYDPWAAPLREQDPTPAFAELLRHLVALSGPRPSQRWRSECLRLVEAASAAAVVPAVLDALAEGGPVGEIWPGRSYTCLVRVEHGDLARGLVWAAALLGGASTVPRLTALALRVGLPRQGMTDSPKLANAAVNSLAEIADPAAMAALHRLRSAIRDRGLRKQIDTALTTVAGRLGISPAQLVERSVPHHGLSADGTVEWTVAGHRVRVDVVGGATVRAGYTAPDGRTTTTAPAAIREQLAEVKAAVKELRKALAAERTRMEALFSTDRSWPYQEWCRYYRDHPLTGSISRGLIWEFQDGDGAWAAVAPGTEPETEPLRVRLWQPVRASADETARWREHLVTAELRQPFKQAFREVYLLTPAEEATEGYSNRFAGHIVRYQQLYALLKERGWQANYLSRHDGGYEGDARAEFDEGQWRVRFHHEPAEDDFRHSPELAATDQVRFERRHGRQWRAALLAEVPPQVFSEAMRDVDLFVAVTSIAADPTWSDRGRERHTAYWQRAAFEHFTASAEVRREALERILPRLRLAKHCTLEGRYLVVRGALATYRIHLGSANVLMEPSGGYLCIVQARSSGPAKVFLPFEDERLSLILSKAALLAADTKISDPSILAQIRRNS
- a CDS encoding DUF1772 domain-containing protein encodes the protein MQNALAVVTVVVVGMMVGVEFAVAVFVNPILDRLPDDSRTAAHSDGARVLGGVMPYWYIGSTVLGAIWAAAAWGGAGAPPATAATALLAVSVAMSVLLLVPINNRAKTWDREGKPADWRQQERRWNRYHYLRVGVLVLAFALYAVALDR
- a CDS encoding TetR/AcrR family transcriptional regulator, with the protein product MSAQERKERERANRHQLIVSTARELAEAQGWDAVTTRKLAERIEYSQPVLYSHFRGKREILGAVALEGFTELTAVLRAAVAEQPAGRPAVAALARAYTDFATGSPALYDAMFSLDNGLPFAAETTPAPLREGFQALLGPLVAYAGPDEEPGLFVETFWAALHGLITLTRVGRLPADRIPDRITLLVNHFVGAEEQREGAGSPAS